The sequence GAGGAGAACGCGCTCAACGTCCGCAACCTCGACATCTGACGATTGCTCGGAACTCGCGGGAGCTCCGGATTAAATGGCTGAAACCAACGGCAACGAACCGCATCGCAACGAACCCGCGCTGCTGAATATCGAAGACGACATGCGGCAGTCCTACCTGGACTACGCCATGTCGGTGAATATCGGACGCGCACTGCCGCAAATTCGCGACGGACTCAAACCCGTCCATCGCCGCATCCTGTACGCGATGTTCCGCACCGGCCTGCTGTCGAACCGCCGCTACACCAAGTGCGCGGCGGTGGTGGGCGAAGTGCTCGCTCGTTACCATCCGCACGGCGACATGGCGGTTTACGATTCGCTGGTCCGCATGGCGCAGCCGTTCAGCCTGCGCTACCTGCTCATCGACGGCCAGGGCAATTTTGGATCGATCGACGGCGATCCGCCCGCTGCGTATCGATACACTGAGTGCCGCCTGACGCGGCTGGCCGAGCGGATGCTCGCCGATATCGACAAGGACACGGTCGATTTCGTCCCGAACTTCGACGGCTCGCACCTGGAGCCCGAGATCCTGCCGGCGCAATTTCCGAACCTGCTCGTCAACGGCTCGGACGGCATCGCGGTCGGGATGGCGACCAACATCCCGCCGCATAATCTCGGCGAGGTTTGCGACGCGCTGCTGGCGCTGATCGACAAGCCGGGGATCACGCACGAGGAAATTCTCGACATCGTGCCCGGCCCGGATTTTCCGACCGGCGGTCAGTTGCTCGGCCGCCAGGCGATTCGCCAGGCGTATCTGACCGGCCGCGGCACGCTTACGATGCGCGCGCTGGCTGTGATCGAGACCGACAAGCGCAGTTCGCGATCGTCAATCATCATTCGCGAAATCCCGTACCAGGTGAACAAGGCGCGCATGATCGAGCGGATGGCCGAGCTGGTCAACGACAAGCGCATCGAAGGGATCAGCGACATCCGCGACGAATCGGATCGCGACGGGATGCGCGTTGTCATCGAGCTCAAGCGCGACGCCGAGCCGCGCATCGTGCTCAACCAGCTCTACAAGCTGACCCAGATGCAGCAGGGCTACGGGATCATTCTGCTCGGCATCCACGAGGGCCGCCCCAAGGAGATGAATCTTCTGCAGATGCTCGTTGCGTTCCTCGAGCATCGCAAGATCGTGCTGACGCGACGCACGCGTTTCGAGCTGAAAGAAGCCGAGGCGCGGCTGCATATCCTCGACGGCTTGCTGACCGCGCTCAAGAATCTCGACGCGGTCATCAATCTGATCCGCAAGTCCAAGGATGCCGAGACCGCCCGCAGCGGCTTGATGAAGCAGTTCGGCCTCTCGCAGTTGCAGGCGCAGGCGATCCTCGATCTGACGCTGCGCCGTCTCACTTCGCTCGAGCGCGAGAAGATCGAAACCGAGCACAAGGAGACCGTCGCTCTGATCGCCGGCTTCAAGAAAATTCTCGCCGACGAGAGGGAATTGCTCAAGCTGATCGCCGGCGAGCTCGACGAAATAAAAAAAGAATTCGCAGATCCGCGCCGCACCCAGATCATCGAAGCGGAGGGCGAGTTCTCGGTCGAGGATCTGATCGTCGAGGAGGACGTGCT is a genomic window of Candidatus Binatus sp. containing:
- the gyrA gene encoding DNA gyrase subunit A; translation: MAETNGNEPHRNEPALLNIEDDMRQSYLDYAMSVNIGRALPQIRDGLKPVHRRILYAMFRTGLLSNRRYTKCAAVVGEVLARYHPHGDMAVYDSLVRMAQPFSLRYLLIDGQGNFGSIDGDPPAAYRYTECRLTRLAERMLADIDKDTVDFVPNFDGSHLEPEILPAQFPNLLVNGSDGIAVGMATNIPPHNLGEVCDALLALIDKPGITHEEILDIVPGPDFPTGGQLLGRQAIRQAYLTGRGTLTMRALAVIETDKRSSRSSIIIREIPYQVNKARMIERMAELVNDKRIEGISDIRDESDRDGMRVVIELKRDAEPRIVLNQLYKLTQMQQGYGIILLGIHEGRPKEMNLLQMLVAFLEHRKIVLTRRTRFELKEAEARLHILDGLLTALKNLDAVINLIRKSKDAETARSGLMKQFGLSQLQAQAILDLTLRRLTSLEREKIETEHKETVALIAGFKKILADERELLKLIAGELDEIKKEFADPRRTQIIEAEGEFSVEDLIVEEDVLVTVTHGGYLKRTPLSLYRTQKRGGRGKIGATTTEEDFVEHLERVSTHDRLMFFTSAGKVYELKAYELPEGGRAAKGRSIANLLSLANDETLSAFIPVPRETAGKFVFFSTRRGRVKKTALDEYENIRSTGIIAINLEDGDTLVDVRITDGNQQIVLSTREGQAIRFKEEEARPMGRATGGVVGMELESQPVKEGKTVILVEDEVVSMSTVRDDETLLTVSELGYGKRTPASDYRLTHRGGKGVITMNVTEKTGKVISVRQVGIDDQVMLITDGGKVIRLAVKGVRITGRNAQGVHMVRLEGDERVRAVAGMAERDEEEGNGNGSNGNEGAEESED